The following are encoded in a window of Acinonyx jubatus isolate Ajub_Pintada_27869175 chromosome D4, VMU_Ajub_asm_v1.0, whole genome shotgun sequence genomic DNA:
- the INPP5E gene encoding phosphatidylinositol polyphosphate 5-phosphatase type IV isoform X3: protein MPSKLACLGHSEASPPQPTAQGRLQPEGRMLKGQLPNAGQDLVPHPGSLPTNGCQGPEKSPVPPLSLPEGIGNEDPQAKAKPFTPKPPTRPRLERALSLDEKAWRRRRFRTSHEDLATPSGTSPSRGSLQDEAPQPPTHTGSPPCLSTSLQEIPTSRRAQGSTGGGPSSWGHCISGMISTSLDLLHRDGASAGSTTRLPAVDQKAASNPPWTANSTGKSRLQSRLFRAHSSLGPGRPPSPLACDAKPSFSLLAPIRAKDVRSRSYLEGSLLASGALMGADELARYFPDRSMALFVATWNMQGQKELPPNLDELLLPAEADYAQDLYVIGVQEGCSDRREWEVRLQETLGPRYVTLYSTAHGALYMSVLIRRDLIWFCSEVESSTVTTRIVSHIKTKGALGVSFTFFGTSFLFITSHFTSDVTTRFDGVFWFGDFNFRLNGGRVAVEAILKQDLGEKVSALLQHDQLTQEMKKGSIFKGFQEPDIHFLPSYKFDIGKDSYDTTSKQRTPSYTDRVVYRSRHKGDICPVKYSSCPGIKTSDHRPVYGLFRVKVRPGRDNIPLAAGKFDRELYLIGIKRRISKEIQQQQAPKDQHSSTICTVS, encoded by the exons ATGCCGTCCAAGTTGGCGTGCCTGGGGCATTCAGAGGCATCTCCCCCGCAGCCCACCGCCCAGGGGCGTCTGCAGCCCGAAGGCAGAATGCTGAAGGGACAGCTTCCCAACGCAGGCCAAGACCTCGTGCCCCACCCAGGGTCCCTGCCCACCAACGGCTGTCAGGGCCCCGAGAAGAGCCCCGTGCCCCCTCTGAGCCTTCCAGAGGGTATCGGCAATGAGGACCCACAAGCCAAGGCAAAACCCTTCACCCCAAAGCCACCGACGAGGCCCAGGCTGGAGCGAGCTCTGTCGCTGGACGAGAAGGCGTGGAGGAGGCGGCGCTTTCGAACCAGCCACGAGGACCTGGCCACGCCCAGTGGGACCAGCCCCTCCAGGGGCTCTTTGCAGGACgaggccccccagccccccacccacaccGGCTCCCCACCCTGCCTGAGCACCTCCTTGCAGGAGATCCCCACGTCCCGCAGGGCCCAGGGCAGTACGGGAGGGGGCCCCTCCTCGTGGGGTCACTGTATCTCCGGAATGATCAGCACCTCCCTGGACCTCCTGCACCGGGACGGGGCCTCGGCGGGGAGCACCACCAGGCTGCCCGCCGTGGACCAGAAGGCGGCCTCCAACCCGCCGTGGACCGCAAACTCCACCGGCAAGTCCCGCCTGCAGAGCAGACTGTTCCGGGCCCACAGCAGCCTGGGCCCCGGCCGGCCCCCGAGCCCCCTGGCCTGTGATGCCAAACCCTCCTTCAGCCTCCTGGCACCCATCCGCGCCAAGGACGTCCGAAGCAG GAGCTACCTGGAGGGGAGTCTCCTGGCGAGCGGGGCCCTGATGGGGGCGGACGAGCTGGCCCGGTACTTCCCGGACCGCAGCATGGCCCTCTTCGTGGCCACCTGGAACATGCAGGGCCAGAAG GAGCTGCCCCCGAACCTGGACGAGCTCCTGCTGCCTGCCGAGGCCGACTACGCCCAGGACCTCTATGTCATCGGGGTCCAGGAGGGCTGTTCCGACAG GCGGGAGTGGGAGGTGCGCCTGCAGGAGACGCTGGGCCCCCGCTACGTGACGCTGTACTCCACGGCCCACGGGGCGCTCTACATGTCCGTGCTCATCCGCAGGGACCTCATCTGGTTCTGCTCAG AGGTGGAGAGCTCCACGGTGACCACGCGCATCGTGTCTCACATCAAGACCAAGGGGGCCCTGGGCGTCAGCTTCACCTTCTTCGGCACCTCCTTCCTCTTCATCACGTCTCACTTCACCT CGGACGTCACCACCCGGTTCGATGGGGTGTTCTGGTTTGGAGACTTCAACTTCCGTCTGAACGGAGGGCGCGTGGCCGTGGAGGCCATCCTGAAGCAGGACCTGGGGGAGAAGGTGTCTGCCCTGCTCCAGCATGACCAGCTCACCCAGGAGATGAAGAAAG GGTCCATCTTCAAAGGCTTCCAGGAGCCAGACATCCATTTCCTCCCCTCATACAAGTTTGACATTGGAAAGGACTCCTACGACACCACCTCCAAGCAAAGGACCCCCTCCTACACG GATCGGGTCGTGTACAGGAGCCGCCACAAGGGCGATATCTGTCCGGTCAAGTATTCCTCCTGCCCTGGCATCAAGACGTCCGACCACCGCCCCGTGTACGGTCTGTTCCGGGTGAAAGTGAGGCCAGGGAGAGACAA CATCCCCCTTGCTGCTGGCAAGTTTGACCGCGAACTGTACTTGATAGGAATTAAAAGACGCATTTCCAAAGAAATTCAGCAGCAGCAGGCACCAAAGGATCAGCATTCCAGCACAATCTGTACAGTCTCTTGA
- the INPP5E gene encoding phosphatidylinositol polyphosphate 5-phosphatase type IV isoform X1, giving the protein MPSKLACLGHSEASPPQPTAQGRLQPEGRMLKGQLPNAGQDLVPHPGSLPTNGCQGPEKSPVPPLSLPEGIGNEDPQAKAKPFTPKPPTRPRLERALSLDEKAWRRRRFRTSHEDLATPSGTSPSRGSLQDEAPQPPTHTGSPPCLSTSLQEIPTSRRAQGSTGGGPSSWGHCISGMISTSLDLLHRDGASAGSTTRLPAVDQKAASNPPWTANSTGKSRLQSRLFRAHSSLGPGRPPSPLACDAKPSFSLLAPIRAKDVRSRSYLEGSLLASGALMGADELARYFPDRSMALFVATWNMQGQKELPPNLDELLLPAEADYAQDLYVIGVQEGCSDRREWEVRLQETLGPRYVTLYSTAHGALYMSVLIRRDLIWFCSEVESSTVTTRIVSHIKTKGALGVSFTFFGTSFLFITSHFTSGDGKVSERLLDYSRTVQGLALPRSVPDTSPYRSDAADVTTRFDGVFWFGDFNFRLNGGRVAVEAILKQDLGEKVSALLQHDQLTQEMKKGSIFKGFQEPDIHFLPSYKFDIGKDSYDTTSKQRTPSYTDRVVYRSRHKGDICPVKYSSCPGIKTSDHRPVYGLFRVKVRPGRDNIPLAAGKFDRELYLIGIKRRISKEIQQQQAPKDQHSSTICTVS; this is encoded by the exons ATGCCGTCCAAGTTGGCGTGCCTGGGGCATTCAGAGGCATCTCCCCCGCAGCCCACCGCCCAGGGGCGTCTGCAGCCCGAAGGCAGAATGCTGAAGGGACAGCTTCCCAACGCAGGCCAAGACCTCGTGCCCCACCCAGGGTCCCTGCCCACCAACGGCTGTCAGGGCCCCGAGAAGAGCCCCGTGCCCCCTCTGAGCCTTCCAGAGGGTATCGGCAATGAGGACCCACAAGCCAAGGCAAAACCCTTCACCCCAAAGCCACCGACGAGGCCCAGGCTGGAGCGAGCTCTGTCGCTGGACGAGAAGGCGTGGAGGAGGCGGCGCTTTCGAACCAGCCACGAGGACCTGGCCACGCCCAGTGGGACCAGCCCCTCCAGGGGCTCTTTGCAGGACgaggccccccagccccccacccacaccGGCTCCCCACCCTGCCTGAGCACCTCCTTGCAGGAGATCCCCACGTCCCGCAGGGCCCAGGGCAGTACGGGAGGGGGCCCCTCCTCGTGGGGTCACTGTATCTCCGGAATGATCAGCACCTCCCTGGACCTCCTGCACCGGGACGGGGCCTCGGCGGGGAGCACCACCAGGCTGCCCGCCGTGGACCAGAAGGCGGCCTCCAACCCGCCGTGGACCGCAAACTCCACCGGCAAGTCCCGCCTGCAGAGCAGACTGTTCCGGGCCCACAGCAGCCTGGGCCCCGGCCGGCCCCCGAGCCCCCTGGCCTGTGATGCCAAACCCTCCTTCAGCCTCCTGGCACCCATCCGCGCCAAGGACGTCCGAAGCAG GAGCTACCTGGAGGGGAGTCTCCTGGCGAGCGGGGCCCTGATGGGGGCGGACGAGCTGGCCCGGTACTTCCCGGACCGCAGCATGGCCCTCTTCGTGGCCACCTGGAACATGCAGGGCCAGAAG GAGCTGCCCCCGAACCTGGACGAGCTCCTGCTGCCTGCCGAGGCCGACTACGCCCAGGACCTCTATGTCATCGGGGTCCAGGAGGGCTGTTCCGACAG GCGGGAGTGGGAGGTGCGCCTGCAGGAGACGCTGGGCCCCCGCTACGTGACGCTGTACTCCACGGCCCACGGGGCGCTCTACATGTCCGTGCTCATCCGCAGGGACCTCATCTGGTTCTGCTCAG AGGTGGAGAGCTCCACGGTGACCACGCGCATCGTGTCTCACATCAAGACCAAGGGGGCCCTGGGCGTCAGCTTCACCTTCTTCGGCACCTCCTTCCTCTTCATCACGTCTCACTTCACCT CCGGAGACGGGAAGGTGAGCGAGAGGCTGCTGGACTACAGCAGAACCGTCCAGGGCCTGGCGCTGCCCAGGAGCGTGCCCGACACCAGCCCCTACCGCTCCGACGCCG CGGACGTCACCACCCGGTTCGATGGGGTGTTCTGGTTTGGAGACTTCAACTTCCGTCTGAACGGAGGGCGCGTGGCCGTGGAGGCCATCCTGAAGCAGGACCTGGGGGAGAAGGTGTCTGCCCTGCTCCAGCATGACCAGCTCACCCAGGAGATGAAGAAAG GGTCCATCTTCAAAGGCTTCCAGGAGCCAGACATCCATTTCCTCCCCTCATACAAGTTTGACATTGGAAAGGACTCCTACGACACCACCTCCAAGCAAAGGACCCCCTCCTACACG GATCGGGTCGTGTACAGGAGCCGCCACAAGGGCGATATCTGTCCGGTCAAGTATTCCTCCTGCCCTGGCATCAAGACGTCCGACCACCGCCCCGTGTACGGTCTGTTCCGGGTGAAAGTGAGGCCAGGGAGAGACAA CATCCCCCTTGCTGCTGGCAAGTTTGACCGCGAACTGTACTTGATAGGAATTAAAAGACGCATTTCCAAAGAAATTCAGCAGCAGCAGGCACCAAAGGATCAGCATTCCAGCACAATCTGTACAGTCTCTTGA
- the INPP5E gene encoding phosphatidylinositol polyphosphate 5-phosphatase type IV isoform X2 encodes MLKGQLPNAGQDLVPHPGSLPTNGCQGPEKSPVPPLSLPEGIGNEDPQAKAKPFTPKPPTRPRLERALSLDEKAWRRRRFRTSHEDLATPSGTSPSRGSLQDEAPQPPTHTGSPPCLSTSLQEIPTSRRAQGSTGGGPSSWGHCISGMISTSLDLLHRDGASAGSTTRLPAVDQKAASNPPWTANSTGKSRLQSRLFRAHSSLGPGRPPSPLACDAKPSFSLLAPIRAKDVRSRSYLEGSLLASGALMGADELARYFPDRSMALFVATWNMQGQKELPPNLDELLLPAEADYAQDLYVIGVQEGCSDRREWEVRLQETLGPRYVTLYSTAHGALYMSVLIRRDLIWFCSEVESSTVTTRIVSHIKTKGALGVSFTFFGTSFLFITSHFTSGDGKVSERLLDYSRTVQGLALPRSVPDTSPYRSDAADVTTRFDGVFWFGDFNFRLNGGRVAVEAILKQDLGEKVSALLQHDQLTQEMKKGSIFKGFQEPDIHFLPSYKFDIGKDSYDTTSKQRTPSYTDRVVYRSRHKGDICPVKYSSCPGIKTSDHRPVYGLFRVKVRPGRDNIPLAAGKFDRELYLIGIKRRISKEIQQQQAPKDQHSSTICTVS; translated from the exons ATGCTGAAGGGACAGCTTCCCAACGCAGGCCAAGACCTCGTGCCCCACCCAGGGTCCCTGCCCACCAACGGCTGTCAGGGCCCCGAGAAGAGCCCCGTGCCCCCTCTGAGCCTTCCAGAGGGTATCGGCAATGAGGACCCACAAGCCAAGGCAAAACCCTTCACCCCAAAGCCACCGACGAGGCCCAGGCTGGAGCGAGCTCTGTCGCTGGACGAGAAGGCGTGGAGGAGGCGGCGCTTTCGAACCAGCCACGAGGACCTGGCCACGCCCAGTGGGACCAGCCCCTCCAGGGGCTCTTTGCAGGACgaggccccccagccccccacccacaccGGCTCCCCACCCTGCCTGAGCACCTCCTTGCAGGAGATCCCCACGTCCCGCAGGGCCCAGGGCAGTACGGGAGGGGGCCCCTCCTCGTGGGGTCACTGTATCTCCGGAATGATCAGCACCTCCCTGGACCTCCTGCACCGGGACGGGGCCTCGGCGGGGAGCACCACCAGGCTGCCCGCCGTGGACCAGAAGGCGGCCTCCAACCCGCCGTGGACCGCAAACTCCACCGGCAAGTCCCGCCTGCAGAGCAGACTGTTCCGGGCCCACAGCAGCCTGGGCCCCGGCCGGCCCCCGAGCCCCCTGGCCTGTGATGCCAAACCCTCCTTCAGCCTCCTGGCACCCATCCGCGCCAAGGACGTCCGAAGCAG GAGCTACCTGGAGGGGAGTCTCCTGGCGAGCGGGGCCCTGATGGGGGCGGACGAGCTGGCCCGGTACTTCCCGGACCGCAGCATGGCCCTCTTCGTGGCCACCTGGAACATGCAGGGCCAGAAG GAGCTGCCCCCGAACCTGGACGAGCTCCTGCTGCCTGCCGAGGCCGACTACGCCCAGGACCTCTATGTCATCGGGGTCCAGGAGGGCTGTTCCGACAG GCGGGAGTGGGAGGTGCGCCTGCAGGAGACGCTGGGCCCCCGCTACGTGACGCTGTACTCCACGGCCCACGGGGCGCTCTACATGTCCGTGCTCATCCGCAGGGACCTCATCTGGTTCTGCTCAG AGGTGGAGAGCTCCACGGTGACCACGCGCATCGTGTCTCACATCAAGACCAAGGGGGCCCTGGGCGTCAGCTTCACCTTCTTCGGCACCTCCTTCCTCTTCATCACGTCTCACTTCACCT CCGGAGACGGGAAGGTGAGCGAGAGGCTGCTGGACTACAGCAGAACCGTCCAGGGCCTGGCGCTGCCCAGGAGCGTGCCCGACACCAGCCCCTACCGCTCCGACGCCG CGGACGTCACCACCCGGTTCGATGGGGTGTTCTGGTTTGGAGACTTCAACTTCCGTCTGAACGGAGGGCGCGTGGCCGTGGAGGCCATCCTGAAGCAGGACCTGGGGGAGAAGGTGTCTGCCCTGCTCCAGCATGACCAGCTCACCCAGGAGATGAAGAAAG GGTCCATCTTCAAAGGCTTCCAGGAGCCAGACATCCATTTCCTCCCCTCATACAAGTTTGACATTGGAAAGGACTCCTACGACACCACCTCCAAGCAAAGGACCCCCTCCTACACG GATCGGGTCGTGTACAGGAGCCGCCACAAGGGCGATATCTGTCCGGTCAAGTATTCCTCCTGCCCTGGCATCAAGACGTCCGACCACCGCCCCGTGTACGGTCTGTTCCGGGTGAAAGTGAGGCCAGGGAGAGACAA CATCCCCCTTGCTGCTGGCAAGTTTGACCGCGAACTGTACTTGATAGGAATTAAAAGACGCATTTCCAAAGAAATTCAGCAGCAGCAGGCACCAAAGGATCAGCATTCCAGCACAATCTGTACAGTCTCTTGA